In uncultured Methanobacterium sp., a genomic segment contains:
- a CDS encoding DNA-directed DNA polymerase, with amino-acid sequence MITKKFVLLDIDYITRNQEPVIRLFGKLMGENEEGHIIVLDKSFRPYIYVIHSDHSHLDDCTRQLSGLKILSVEKVSKNDRGELKEFLKVTFKHPQDIPKLRDKILNLKSVKEIREHDIPFYRRYLIDKGLFPLKVVEVQANILNSHRSSQGIQGSRKSQVPPKTGDCNSIQKPCIFQVEKSPTPLESGLPEFTVLSFDIEVYNPRGMPQSDLDPIIMISFSSNQGFRKVLSTKNTPDSSDPNGSPLDFVELVAHEKELLEKFVETVQSENPDIILGYNSDSFDFPYIRDRAAKLGVPLKLGIDGSSPKFTRIGFSNSTMIRGRVHIDLYSNIRRYMHLARHTLEHVYLELFGEEKLDIPGDKIYLYWDEGGRRLETLFHYSLHDAVAVTRIGERMLPLSTELTRIVGQPLFDTARMASGRLVEWYLIRKSFEWGYLVPNKPSPDQLIQREGKHVVGGYVKEPVNGLHENIVYFDFRSLYPSIIISKNISPDSLTSGDDCHISPEYGHKFLKEPVGFIPSAIGQILQDRIKIKSQMKESHDDYQISVLNNQQEALKRLANTFYGLYNHSTFRWYSLKCSESITAWGRDYLKKTMKDSEKQGFKPVYADTDGFFATYAGPMD; translated from the coding sequence ATAATAACTAAAAAATTCGTTCTCCTGGACATTGATTACATAACCAGAAATCAGGAACCAGTTATAAGACTTTTTGGAAAGCTCATGGGAGAAAATGAAGAAGGACATATCATAGTTCTGGATAAGAGCTTCAGACCTTACATCTATGTAATTCATTCTGATCATTCCCACCTGGATGACTGCACTCGTCAGTTAAGTGGATTAAAAATTCTATCAGTGGAAAAAGTGAGTAAAAATGATAGGGGAGAATTGAAAGAATTCCTGAAGGTGACCTTCAAACATCCCCAAGATATCCCCAAACTCCGGGATAAAATCTTGAATTTGAAGTCTGTGAAGGAAATCAGGGAGCATGATATTCCATTTTACCGTAGATACCTCATAGATAAAGGATTATTTCCTCTTAAGGTGGTGGAGGTTCAGGCTAATATCTTAAATTCTCACAGATCTTCACAGGGAATACAGGGGTCACGAAAGTCACAAGTACCACCCAAAACAGGAGATTGTAATTCCATACAAAAACCCTGCATTTTCCAGGTGGAAAAATCTCCCACCCCCCTGGAGTCCGGTTTACCCGAATTCACAGTTTTGAGTTTTGATATTGAAGTCTACAACCCCCGGGGCATGCCCCAATCGGACCTGGATCCCATTATCATGATTAGTTTCTCCAGTAACCAGGGCTTCAGGAAAGTTTTATCCACCAAAAATACTCCTGATTCATCTGACCCCAATGGTTCACCCCTTGACTTTGTGGAATTAGTAGCTCATGAAAAGGAATTACTGGAGAAATTCGTGGAAACTGTGCAATCAGAAAACCCGGACATCATCCTGGGCTACAATTCCGATTCATTCGACTTCCCCTATATCCGTGACCGGGCAGCTAAACTAGGGGTGCCTCTCAAGCTGGGAATAGACGGATCCTCACCCAAGTTCACCCGGATAGGGTTCAGCAACTCCACCATGATCAGGGGCAGGGTTCACATTGACCTTTACTCCAATATCCGCCGTTATATGCATCTGGCCCGTCACACCCTGGAGCATGTTTACCTGGAACTATTTGGGGAGGAGAAACTGGACATCCCCGGAGATAAGATCTACCTTTACTGGGATGAAGGGGGTAGAAGACTGGAAACACTATTCCATTACTCCCTGCACGATGCAGTGGCAGTTACCAGGATAGGGGAGAGGATGCTACCCCTCAGCACTGAATTAACCCGTATTGTGGGTCAGCCATTGTTTGATACAGCCCGCATGGCATCAGGACGACTGGTTGAGTGGTACTTAATAAGAAAATCATTTGAATGGGGATATTTAGTGCCGAATAAACCATCTCCTGATCAATTAATCCAGCGGGAAGGTAAGCATGTGGTGGGGGGTTATGTTAAAGAACCAGTGAATGGCTTGCACGAGAATATTGTTTACTTTGATTTTAGAAGCCTGTACCCCAGTATAATAATTTCCAAGAACATTTCCCCGGACAGCCTAACCAGCGGGGATGATTGTCATATCTCACCGGAGTACGGTCACAAATTCCTTAAAGAACCAGTGGGTTTTATTCCATCCGCCATTGGCCAGATACTCCAGGATCGGATAAAAATCAAATCTCAAATGAAAGAATCCCATGATGATTACCAGATCAGTGTCCTGAACAATCAACAGGAAGCCCTTAAACGACTGGCCAACACATTCTATGGACTATACAATCACAGTACATTCAGGTGGTATAGCTTGAAATGTTCAGAATCCATAACTGCCTGGGGAAGAGATTATCTGAAAAAAACCATGAAAGACTCTGAAAAACAGGGATTCAAACCAGTATATGCAGATACGGATGGATTCTTTGCAACCTATGCCGGTCCAATGGATTAG
- a CDS encoding DUF488 family protein, whose translation MLRIKGIYELPHEEDGFRILIDESWPENLSREEAQVDLWLKDISPPDQLQWEDGERIRSAGVEQGNPEELWRQTALKLIRDTEKEKGTVTFLCSTIQSINQLQF comes from the coding sequence ATGTTAAGAATAAAAGGAATATACGAACTCCCCCATGAAGAAGATGGATTCAGAATCTTAATTGATGAATCCTGGCCTGAAAACTTATCCAGAGAAGAAGCTCAAGTCGATTTATGGCTTAAAGACATATCCCCACCGGATCAACTCCAATGGGAGGATGGGGAAAGGATACGCTCTGCTGGTGTTGAACAGGGAAATCCTGAGGAACTCTGGAGACAAACTGCCCTAAAACTTATCAGGGATACTGAAAAAGAGAAAGGGACTGTTACTTTTTTATGCTCCACTATTCAGAGCATAAACCAGTTGCAGTTTTAA
- a CDS encoding M23 family metallopeptidase produces the protein MNNMEPIPIKFPVKGEWMVLNSPGTKIPSHGTHSFATTYAYDLMQVDWTQKHVKFHRKNNLDHILGRVHLKDCYSYGKPIYAPISGRVVEALDGYPERDPVQPLRDISVAFRNAWFFDPHKHNIQDIGGNFVIIQCDQIWDGIWAFLGHMKTGSVKVKKGDRIESGTLIGNVGHSGNSTAPHLHFHLMDGPDATTARGVPCCFGEYELCQDKQWVKVKNGIPKNEDRIRF, from the coding sequence ATGAATAATATGGAACCTATACCCATAAAATTTCCTGTTAAGGGTGAGTGGATGGTCTTAAATAGTCCTGGTACAAAAATTCCCAGTCATGGTACCCATTCTTTTGCAACAACCTATGCCTACGACCTCATGCAGGTTGACTGGACCCAAAAACATGTTAAATTCCACAGGAAAAACAATTTAGATCATATTCTAGGTAGGGTGCATTTGAAGGACTGTTACTCCTATGGAAAACCGATTTACGCACCTATTTCTGGCAGGGTAGTTGAAGCCCTTGACGGATACCCTGAACGCGACCCTGTACAGCCACTCCGTGATATTTCAGTGGCCTTCAGGAATGCCTGGTTTTTTGACCCCCACAAACATAACATCCAGGATATTGGGGGCAATTTCGTTATAATTCAATGTGACCAAATATGGGATGGAATATGGGCATTTCTCGGTCATATGAAAACTGGTTCTGTAAAGGTGAAAAAGGGTGATAGAATCGAATCAGGCACTCTCATCGGGAATGTGGGTCATTCCGGTAACTCAACAGCCCCTCACCTTCATTTCCACCTCATGGATGGTCCTGATGCAACCACTGCCCGGGGTGTTCCCTGTTGTTTTGGGGAATACGAATTATGTCAGGATAAACAATGGGTTAAGGTAAAAAATGGAATACCCAAAAATGAGGATAGGATTCGTTTTTAA